In Pseudoduganella albidiflava, a single window of DNA contains:
- a CDS encoding KdsC family phosphatase — MSIPVNVANLERAAKVKLFIFDVDGVLTDGGLHYGAEGEAFKTFNVQDGLGIKLLQESGVLTGIISARRSPQVVARARDLAIEFVHQGGHDKLTPFKALLEQLNLTEEQVAFIGDDVVDIPILSRAGFAVAVPNARPEVLSRVHHVTEHRGGHGAVREICEFVMRAQGSYDRVMAQFLG, encoded by the coding sequence ATGAGTATTCCTGTCAACGTGGCCAACCTCGAACGGGCAGCGAAGGTCAAGCTGTTCATTTTCGACGTCGACGGCGTGCTGACCGATGGCGGCCTGCACTACGGTGCCGAGGGCGAAGCGTTCAAGACCTTCAACGTGCAGGATGGCCTGGGCATCAAGCTGCTGCAGGAATCGGGCGTGCTGACGGGGATCATCAGTGCGCGGCGTTCGCCGCAGGTGGTGGCCCGCGCCAGGGACCTGGCGATCGAATTCGTGCACCAGGGCGGGCACGACAAGCTCACGCCGTTCAAGGCGCTGCTGGAGCAGCTGAACCTTACCGAGGAGCAGGTGGCGTTCATCGGCGACGACGTGGTCGACATCCCGATCCTCTCGCGCGCCGGTTTCGCGGTGGCGGTGCCGAATGCGCGGCCGGAAGTGCTGTCGCGGGTCCATCACGTGACCGAACACCGCGGCGGCCACGGCGCGGTGCGCGAAATCTGCGAATTCGTGATGCGCGCCCAGGGCAGCTACGACCGCGTGATGGCCCAGTTTCTCGGGTGA
- a CDS encoding KpsF/GutQ family sugar-phosphate isomerase, producing MSVTHEKTMLKAFDATTARRALELAREALQIEADALTALHARLATDESVGKAVSLLLNCKGRVVVSGIGKSGHIGRKIAATLASTGTPALFVHPAEAAHGDLGMVTPDDAFIAISYSGESSELMAILPVVKRMGGTVISMTGKPESSLAKLADVHLDVSVAKEACPMNLAPTASTTVTLALGDAIAVALLDLRGFKEEDFARSHPGGALGRRLLTHVRDVMRQGDAIPAVAADTRLPDALMQITQKGMGMTAVVDAQYRPVGVFTDGDLRRMIDKVQDFGKVVIGDVMHADPRTIGPEKLAVDAVAIMEEYRINQMLVVDDDGKLVGALHIHDLTRAKVI from the coding sequence ATGAGTGTAACCCATGAAAAAACAATGCTGAAAGCTTTTGATGCAACGACCGCACGCCGCGCGCTGGAGCTGGCGCGCGAAGCCCTGCAAATCGAGGCGGATGCGCTGACCGCGCTGCATGCCCGCCTGGCAACGGATGAGAGCGTTGGGAAAGCCGTCTCGCTGCTGCTGAACTGCAAGGGACGCGTGGTTGTGTCCGGCATCGGCAAGTCCGGCCACATCGGGCGCAAGATCGCCGCCACGCTGGCCTCCACCGGCACCCCGGCGCTGTTCGTGCATCCGGCCGAGGCGGCGCATGGCGACCTGGGCATGGTGACGCCGGACGACGCGTTCATCGCCATCTCGTATTCCGGTGAAAGCAGCGAGCTGATGGCCATCCTGCCGGTGGTCAAGCGCATGGGCGGCACGGTGATCTCGATGACGGGCAAGCCGGAGTCGAGCCTGGCGAAACTGGCGGACGTGCACCTGGACGTTTCCGTGGCGAAGGAAGCCTGCCCGATGAACCTGGCACCGACGGCGTCGACCACCGTCACGCTGGCGCTGGGCGATGCGATCGCCGTGGCGCTGCTGGACCTGCGCGGCTTCAAGGAAGAGGACTTTGCCCGCTCGCATCCGGGCGGCGCGCTGGGCCGCCGCCTGCTGACCCACGTGCGCGATGTCATGCGCCAGGGCGATGCGATTCCCGCCGTGGCGGCCGATACCCGTTTGCCGGATGCGCTGATGCAGATCACGCAGAAGGGCATGGGCATGACGGCCGTGGTCGATGCACAATACCGGCCGGTGGGCGTGTTCACCGACGGCGACCTGCGCCGCATGATCGACAAGGTGCAGGATTTCGGCAAGGTCGTCATCGGCGACGTGATGCATGCCGATCCGCGTACCATCGGGCCGGAAAAACTGGCCGTCGACGCGGTGGCCATCATGGAAGAGTACCGCATCAACCAGATGCTGGTGGTCGACGACGATGGCAAGCTGGTCGGCGCGCTGCACATCCATGACCTGACCCGCGCAAAGGTGATCTGA
- a CDS encoding monovalent cation:proton antiporter family protein, translating into MFSPLELTLLLLGSAVLGVVAFRMLHLPPMLGYLAVGILIGPNALGLAEESHATHALAEFGVVFLMFSIGLEFSLPKLKSMRSDVFGLGMAQVGLTIIATIAFGWVIARALPPSIHISWQAAFALGGALAMSSTAIVVKMLTERLELESEHGRKIIGILLFQDIAVVPLLIMIPALAKDPDNLLVTLGWAALKAVLVLVLLLFFGQKLMRGWFTVVVKRRSQELFMLNLLLVTLGAAWITERAGLSMALGAFVAGMLISETEYKHQVEEDIKPFRDVLLGLFFITIGMLLNVRVVLDNWWLVLALLVFPVLLKFALIAGLAKLFGSSDGVSMRTGLALAQAGEFGFVLLNVAGGMELVDPFVIQVVLASMVLSMLAAPFLIEQSDKLVLKFSSNEWMMQSLNLTQIAARTMATQQHVIVAGFGRSGQSLATLLQEEGIAYHALDLDPTRVQEARSAGASVSYGDAARRESLVAAGIYRASALVITYASTPSALKVLHLVHEMAPTLPVIVRSHDDSDLDRLKAAGAAEVVPELMEGSLMLASHALVMLGVPLRKVVHRVQAAREERYASLRGYFHGISDVGDDAETARLHTVTLTEASNCVGRTVGELDVEGAEVMAIRRGRERLDAGADMVLEAGDVVVLRGNAQAVARAEHILLG; encoded by the coding sequence GTGTTCTCCCCCCTTGAACTGACACTCCTGCTGCTGGGCAGCGCGGTGCTGGGCGTGGTCGCCTTCCGCATGCTGCACCTGCCGCCCATGCTCGGCTACCTGGCCGTGGGCATCCTGATCGGCCCGAACGCGCTGGGGCTGGCCGAGGAAAGCCATGCCACCCACGCGCTGGCCGAATTCGGCGTGGTCTTCCTGATGTTCTCGATCGGCCTCGAATTCTCGCTGCCGAAGCTCAAATCGATGCGCAGCGACGTCTTCGGACTCGGCATGGCGCAGGTGGGGCTCACCATCATTGCGACCATCGCCTTTGGCTGGGTGATCGCGCGTGCGCTGCCGCCGTCGATCCACATCTCCTGGCAGGCCGCTTTCGCGCTGGGCGGCGCGCTGGCCATGTCCTCCACCGCCATCGTCGTCAAGATGCTCACCGAGCGGCTGGAACTGGAATCGGAACACGGCCGCAAGATCATCGGCATCCTGCTGTTCCAGGATATCGCCGTGGTGCCGCTGCTGATCATGATCCCGGCGCTGGCCAAGGACCCCGACAACCTGTTGGTCACGCTGGGATGGGCGGCCCTGAAGGCCGTGCTGGTACTGGTGCTGCTGCTGTTCTTCGGCCAGAAGCTGATGCGGGGCTGGTTCACGGTGGTGGTCAAGCGCCGCTCGCAGGAGCTGTTCATGCTGAACCTGCTGCTGGTGACGCTGGGCGCGGCCTGGATCACCGAGCGCGCCGGCCTGTCGATGGCGCTGGGCGCCTTCGTGGCCGGCATGCTGATTTCCGAGACCGAATACAAGCACCAGGTGGAAGAAGACATCAAGCCATTCCGCGACGTGCTGCTCGGCCTGTTCTTCATCACCATCGGCATGCTGCTGAACGTGCGCGTGGTGCTGGACAACTGGTGGCTCGTGCTGGCGCTGCTGGTCTTCCCCGTGCTGCTGAAGTTCGCCCTGATCGCCGGCCTGGCGAAACTGTTCGGCTCTTCGGACGGCGTGTCGATGCGCACCGGCCTGGCCCTGGCGCAGGCCGGCGAGTTCGGCTTCGTACTGCTGAACGTGGCCGGCGGCATGGAGCTGGTCGATCCCTTCGTGATCCAGGTGGTGCTGGCGTCGATGGTGCTGTCGATGCTGGCTGCGCCGTTCCTGATCGAGCAATCGGACAAGCTGGTGCTGAAATTCTCCAGCAACGAATGGATGATGCAATCGCTGAACCTCACCCAGATCGCGGCGCGCACGATGGCCACGCAACAGCACGTGATCGTGGCCGGCTTCGGCCGCAGCGGCCAGAGCCTGGCCACGCTGCTGCAGGAAGAAGGCATCGCCTATCACGCGCTCGACCTCGATCCCACCCGCGTGCAGGAAGCCCGTTCAGCGGGTGCCAGCGTGTCCTATGGCGATGCGGCGCGGCGCGAAAGCCTGGTGGCGGCCGGCATCTACCGCGCCAGCGCGCTGGTGATCACCTATGCCAGCACGCCATCGGCGCTGAAGGTGCTGCACCTGGTGCACGAGATGGCGCCCACGCTGCCGGTGATCGTGCGCAGCCACGACGACTCCGACCTCGATCGCCTGAAGGCGGCCGGCGCCGCCGAGGTGGTGCCGGAACTGATGGAGGGCAGCCTGATGCTGGCCTCGCACGCGCTGGTCATGCTCGGCGTGCCGCTGCGCAAGGTGGTGCACCGCGTGCAGGCCGCGCGCGAGGAACGCTACGCCTCGCTGCGCGGCTACTTCCACGGCATCAGCGACGTCGGCGACGATGCGGAAACGGCGCGCCTGCATACGGTGACGCTGACGGAGGCGTCGAACTGCGTCGGCCGCACGGTGGGCGAACTCGATGTCGAAGGCGCCGAAGTGATGGCGATCCGGCGCGGCCGCGAGCGGCTCGACGCCGGCGCGGACATGGTGCTGGAAGCGGGCGACGTGGTGGTCCTGCGCGGCAATGCGCAGGCGGTGGCGCGCGCCGAACATATCCTGCTCGGATAG
- a CDS encoding YnfA family protein: MEMLRLSLLFAVTALAEIAGCYLPWLVLKNGRSAWLLIPAAASLALFAWLLTLHPTAAGRTYAAYGGMYIAVALLWLRFVDGIALTRWDGLGAALALGGMAVIALQPRG, encoded by the coding sequence ATGGAGATGCTGCGCCTGTCGCTGCTGTTCGCCGTCACGGCGCTGGCCGAGATCGCCGGCTGCTACCTGCCCTGGCTGGTGCTGAAGAATGGCCGTTCGGCGTGGCTGCTGATACCGGCCGCCGCTTCCCTGGCCCTGTTTGCGTGGCTGCTTACCTTGCACCCCACGGCCGCCGGGCGCACCTATGCGGCATATGGCGGCATGTACATCGCGGTGGCCCTGCTGTGGCTGCGCTTCGTCGACGGCATCGCGCTGACCCGCTGGGATGGCCTGGGTGCCGCCCTCGCGCTGGGCGGCATGGCCGTCATTGCCCTGCAGCCGCGCGGCTAG
- a CDS encoding TonB family protein yields MHPTRLARTSLSSSLLLVTAALCATSALAATTPAVVDFRTCAKPEWPKEALRKEQQGKVTLAYRIDESGAVTDSKIVQSSGFPMLDMAARDGIVKCRFTPSTRDGKPQAAWMKMQYVWTLQRTPADPAVVAQRFEADREAAEGGDAAAALRVAQRYLTATDGSRDPEKGTWWLRKAADGGNAEAMELLAGLLFQGTSMAQDKEDAVRWLEQAAEQGRANAQAILGVLLLSGNGVTLDEGAGEEWLVKAAQQEHPQAQAQLAALRMRRGSVDADSIAMLERAAGRNDPLAHVVLARCYRQGTGVGQDQAKAFALYARAAASGNAEARRALADLYDKGIGLPEDRLAAATVLGRSGAAKAGREASRAAAGQ; encoded by the coding sequence ATGCACCCGACCCGCCTCGCCCGCACGTCCCTGTCCTCGTCCCTATTGCTCGTCACTGCGGCGCTGTGCGCCACGTCCGCGCTTGCCGCCACCACGCCGGCCGTCGTGGATTTCCGCACCTGTGCGAAACCGGAGTGGCCGAAGGAGGCCTTGCGCAAGGAGCAGCAGGGCAAGGTCACGCTGGCCTACCGGATCGATGAAAGCGGCGCCGTGACCGATTCGAAGATCGTCCAGTCCAGCGGCTTTCCCATGCTGGACATGGCCGCGCGCGACGGCATCGTCAAATGCCGCTTCACGCCGTCGACGCGGGATGGCAAGCCGCAGGCGGCCTGGATGAAGATGCAGTACGTGTGGACGCTGCAAAGGACGCCGGCCGACCCCGCGGTCGTGGCGCAGCGCTTCGAGGCCGACCGCGAGGCGGCGGAGGGCGGCGATGCCGCGGCTGCACTCCGGGTGGCGCAGCGTTACCTCACCGCCACGGACGGCTCCCGCGATCCCGAAAAGGGGACCTGGTGGCTGCGCAAGGCGGCCGACGGTGGCAACGCCGAGGCGATGGAATTGCTGGCGGGGCTGCTGTTCCAGGGGACCAGCATGGCGCAGGACAAGGAGGATGCGGTCCGCTGGCTCGAACAGGCCGCGGAGCAGGGCCGCGCCAATGCGCAGGCGATCCTGGGCGTGCTGCTGCTCAGCGGGAATGGCGTCACGCTGGACGAGGGCGCAGGGGAGGAATGGCTGGTCAAGGCGGCGCAGCAGGAGCATCCGCAGGCGCAGGCGCAACTTGCGGCGCTGCGCATGCGGCGCGGCAGCGTGGATGCCGACTCGATCGCGATGCTCGAGCGTGCCGCGGGGCGCAACGATCCTCTGGCCCACGTGGTCCTGGCGCGCTGCTACCGGCAGGGCACCGGCGTCGGGCAGGACCAGGCCAAGGCCTTCGCACTGTACGCCAGGGCGGCGGCCAGCGGCAACGCCGAAGCGCGGCGCGCGCTGGCGGACCTGTATGACAAGGGCATCGGCCTGCCGGAAGACAGGCTGGCCGCCGCCACGGTGCTCGGGCGTTCCGGCGCAGCGAAGGCTGGCCGCGAGGCTAGCCGCGCGGCTGCAGGGCAATGA
- a CDS encoding GGDEF domain-containing protein yields MSDSNEDLAAENRALRARMAWMLEQAERNHDIMMRHQAFDLEIVGATSFPELIGSIFSTLPVISELDSVTLSLVDEGDDIRTVMERLGVDFAAFPDLLFAAGIGQLDLGGEPKPLLGAYDARRDARRFPHAAPPLQSVAIVPLLRNRRVIGTLNLGSRDPTRFTPSLGTDFVEHMASIIAICLENVISNEMLKYIGLTDSLTGVYNRRYLDRRLLEEIARARRQRYDLSFMYIDIDHFKRINDTLGHQGGDEVLREVAGRIKRELRLSDALARFGGEEFVVLLIDADLDSAAFVAERIRAGISAAMIDLDGGVKVSVTGSIGVACLESTDETGATGVAADVVARELIAHADEALYQAKAGGRNRVIRYSGQ; encoded by the coding sequence ATGAGCGATTCCAACGAAGACCTGGCCGCGGAAAACCGCGCGCTGCGCGCCCGCATGGCCTGGATGCTGGAGCAGGCCGAGCGCAACCACGACATCATGATGCGGCACCAGGCGTTCGACCTGGAAATCGTCGGCGCCACCAGCTTCCCCGAGCTGATCGGCAGCATCTTCAGCACGCTCCCCGTGATTTCGGAACTGGACAGCGTGACGCTGTCGCTGGTCGACGAGGGCGACGATATCCGTACCGTGATGGAGCGGCTGGGCGTCGACTTCGCCGCGTTCCCGGACCTGCTGTTCGCCGCCGGCATCGGCCAGCTCGATCTCGGCGGCGAGCCGAAGCCGCTGCTCGGCGCCTACGATGCACGGCGCGATGCGCGGCGCTTCCCGCACGCCGCGCCGCCATTGCAGAGCGTGGCCATCGTGCCGCTGCTGCGCAACCGTCGCGTGATCGGCACCCTGAACCTGGGCAGCCGCGATCCCACCCGCTTCACGCCCAGCCTGGGCACCGACTTCGTCGAGCACATGGCATCGATCATCGCGATCTGCCTGGAAAACGTGATCAGCAACGAGATGCTGAAGTACATCGGGCTGACCGATTCACTGACGGGCGTGTACAACCGCCGCTACCTGGACCGGCGCCTGCTGGAGGAAATCGCGCGGGCGCGGCGCCAGCGCTACGACCTGTCGTTCATGTACATCGACATCGACCATTTCAAGCGCATCAACGATACGCTGGGCCACCAGGGCGGCGACGAGGTGCTGCGCGAGGTGGCCGGCCGCATCAAGCGCGAACTGCGCCTGTCGGACGCGCTGGCCCGCTTCGGCGGCGAGGAATTCGTCGTGCTGCTGATCGATGCGGACCTGGACAGCGCCGCCTTCGTGGCCGAGCGCATCCGCGCCGGCATCTCGGCGGCGATGATCGACCTGGATGGCGGCGTGAAGGTGTCCGTCACCGGCTCGATCGGCGTGGCTTGCCTGGAGAGTACCGACGAGACGGGCGCCACGGGTGTCGCCGCCGATGTCGTGGCGCGGGAACTGATCGCCCATGCCGACGAGGCGCTGTACCAGGCCAAGGCGGGCGGGCGCAATCGCGTGATCCGGTACAGCGGGCAATGA
- a CDS encoding MOSC domain-containing protein yields the protein MAILSEITLYPIKSCGGIALRTATLTRAGLMSEQIYDREWMVVDAAGMCLTQREHPKMALIAPRLKLDTLELRAPGMLRLEIPLGLPDPDNAPTLSVQVWDDTLQAYDCDALTAAWFSNYLGVPCRLVRFHPDALRVANPKWTGGVEAPTLFSDGYPVLVIGAESLRDLNGRLEGAGRAPLPMNRFRPNLVIDGIGPYEEDYVDTFRAGGAVLKPVKPCPRCPIPSIDQATGEFGPDPLDILQGYRAKPEVDGGICFGMNNILLEGDGESVRVGQEVDVELAF from the coding sequence ATGGCGATCCTGTCTGAAATCACCCTGTATCCGATCAAGTCCTGCGGCGGCATCGCGCTGCGCACGGCAACGCTGACGCGCGCGGGCCTGATGTCCGAGCAGATCTACGACCGCGAATGGATGGTCGTGGATGCCGCCGGCATGTGCCTGACCCAGCGCGAGCATCCGAAGATGGCGCTGATCGCGCCGCGCCTCAAGCTCGATACGCTGGAACTGCGCGCGCCCGGCATGCTGCGCCTGGAAATCCCGCTCGGCCTGCCCGACCCCGATAACGCCCCCACGCTGTCCGTGCAGGTATGGGACGACACGCTGCAAGCCTATGACTGCGACGCGCTGACGGCCGCCTGGTTCAGCAACTACCTGGGCGTGCCATGCCGGCTGGTGCGCTTCCATCCGGACGCGCTGCGCGTGGCCAACCCGAAATGGACGGGCGGCGTGGAAGCGCCCACGCTGTTCTCCGACGGCTACCCGGTGCTCGTCATCGGCGCAGAATCGCTGCGCGACCTGAATGGCCGGCTGGAAGGCGCGGGCCGCGCGCCGTTGCCGATGAACCGCTTCCGCCCGAACCTCGTCATCGACGGCATCGGTCCCTACGAGGAAGACTATGTCGACACGTTCCGTGCCGGCGGCGCGGTGCTGAAACCCGTCAAGCCTTGCCCGCGCTGCCCGATCCCGTCGATCGACCAGGCCACCGGCGAGTTCGGCCCCGATCCGCTGGACATCCTGCAAGGCTACCGCGCCAAGCCGGAAGTCGATGGCGGCATCTGCTTCGGCATGAACAACATCCTGCTCGAGGGCGACGGCGAATCCGTGCGCGTGGGCCAGGAAGTGGACGTGGAACTGGCCTTCTGA
- a CDS encoding NYN domain-containing protein yields MASSNDNVSMALFCDFENVALGVRDANYEKFDIKPVLERLLLKGSIVVKKAYCDWDRYKGFKGPMHEANFELIEIPHVRISGKNSADIRMVVDALDLCYTKAHVNTFVIISGDSDFSPLVSKLRENNKKVIGVGVKDSTSDLLVANCDEFIFYDDLVRESRRQRRDVRDQQQPKRSPEEEKKKREESERRRVEALDIAYETFDALIAERGDSGKIWASVLKEAIKRRKPDFNEAYYGFRTFGNLLEEMKARGLLEFGRDEKSGAYVYRSSLAPTPVQAADAGDAETASEAVVATPEAAESQDKREGRRGRGNRGGRNRRGGAPEVAEAPAHAGPWGAQGDAQSEARGELADDAAGEDSREYASEDNQDDNLDADEAVNELAEDLGEEIDDGADLDTEEVAVALETAAADYASELASAEQALEEMAREVRETRRARAAAQVTTAEQAARALAALHAETEAETEAETGAETAAVPEVQAEAEAPAEEPAEAAPAKRTRTSARKQAAAKKTTRGGKAKAGAEPAPAPQAEPEPIPAPEPVAEEGAAPLEPAEPAPDEAPPPAKKPRTPSRSRLPRKPKSKPEEGSEG; encoded by the coding sequence ATGGCTTCATCCAACGATAATGTCAGCATGGCGCTGTTCTGCGACTTCGAGAACGTCGCACTCGGCGTGCGCGACGCGAACTACGAGAAATTCGATATCAAGCCCGTGCTGGAACGCCTGCTGCTCAAGGGTAGCATCGTGGTCAAGAAGGCTTACTGCGACTGGGATCGCTACAAGGGCTTCAAGGGCCCGATGCACGAAGCGAACTTCGAGCTGATCGAGATCCCCCACGTGCGCATCTCCGGCAAGAACTCGGCCGATATCCGCATGGTCGTCGACGCGCTGGACCTGTGCTACACGAAGGCCCACGTCAACACCTTCGTCATCATTTCCGGCGATTCCGACTTTTCGCCGCTGGTCTCCAAGCTGCGCGAGAACAACAAGAAGGTCATCGGCGTGGGGGTCAAGGATTCCACCTCCGACCTGCTGGTGGCCAACTGCGACGAATTCATCTTCTACGACGACCTGGTTCGCGAGAGCCGCCGCCAGCGCCGCGACGTGCGCGACCAGCAGCAGCCGAAGCGCTCGCCGGAAGAAGAAAAGAAGAAGCGCGAAGAATCGGAGCGCCGCCGTGTCGAGGCCCTGGACATCGCCTACGAAACCTTCGATGCCCTGATCGCCGAGCGTGGCGACAGCGGCAAGATTTGGGCCTCGGTGCTGAAGGAAGCGATCAAGCGCCGCAAGCCCGATTTCAACGAGGCTTACTACGGCTTCCGCACCTTCGGCAACCTGCTGGAAGAAATGAAGGCGCGCGGCCTGCTCGAATTCGGCCGCGACGAGAAATCCGGCGCGTATGTCTATCGCAGCAGCCTGGCGCCGACGCCGGTGCAGGCGGCCGACGCTGGCGATGCCGAAACGGCGAGCGAAGCGGTGGTGGCAACGCCGGAAGCGGCCGAGTCCCAGGACAAGCGCGAAGGCCGGCGTGGCCGCGGCAACCGTGGCGGCCGCAATCGCCGCGGCGGTGCGCCGGAAGTCGCGGAAGCCCCGGCACATGCCGGCCCGTGGGGTGCGCAGGGCGACGCCCAGTCGGAAGCGCGCGGCGAGCTGGCGGATGATGCTGCCGGTGAGGACTCGCGCGAGTACGCCAGCGAGGACAATCAGGACGACAATCTGGACGCCGATGAGGCGGTCAATGAGCTGGCCGAAGACCTTGGCGAGGAAATCGACGACGGTGCCGACCTGGATACGGAAGAAGTGGCGGTAGCGCTTGAAACGGCCGCCGCCGATTACGCGAGCGAACTGGCGTCGGCCGAGCAGGCGCTGGAAGAAATGGCCCGCGAGGTCCGGGAAACGCGCCGCGCCCGCGCCGCCGCGCAAGTGACGACCGCCGAACAGGCGGCCCGCGCGCTTGCCGCGCTTCATGCTGAAACTGAGGCGGAAACCGAGGCGGAAACCGGGGCCGAAACCGCGGCCGTGCCGGAAGTGCAGGCCGAGGCCGAAGCACCGGCCGAGGAGCCGGCCGAGGCCGCGCCGGCCAAGCGTACCCGCACCAGTGCGCGCAAGCAGGCGGCCGCGAAGAAGACCACCAGGGGCGGCAAGGCCAAGGCCGGCGCCGAGCCCGCACCTGCGCCGCAGGCCGAGCCGGAGCCGATCCCCGCACCGGAACCGGTAGCGGAAGAAGGCGCCGCGCCGCTGGAGCCGGCCGAACCGGCGCCTGACGAGGCACCGCCGCCCGCCAAAAAGCCGCGCACGCCTTCGCGCAGCAGGCTGCCGCGCAAGCCGAAGAGCAAGCCCGAGGAAGGTTCCGAAGGCTGA
- a CDS encoding nuclear transport factor 2 family protein gives MRSLATTFAAAAATVVLFAAPAHAQLPDAAEFTRQVNAFVDGWHDDAAHARPAYFDKIAPNGVYIGTDKSEVWTRDQFKAWARPHFEARKAWAFTAQKRNVYFSSDRRYVWFDEQLDTQMGTCQASGVLRNTGGGFLVEHYQLSLAVPNALVGGFSKAIAEFEGKGGGKGGVAGKDTNNNTTKDKEQAK, from the coding sequence ATGAGGTCCCTGGCCACCACTTTCGCCGCCGCGGCAGCCACCGTCGTGCTGTTCGCAGCACCCGCGCACGCGCAGCTGCCGGATGCCGCGGAGTTCACGCGGCAGGTCAATGCCTTCGTCGACGGCTGGCACGACGATGCGGCCCACGCACGGCCGGCCTACTTCGACAAGATCGCCCCGAACGGTGTGTACATCGGCACCGACAAGAGCGAAGTCTGGACGCGCGACCAGTTCAAGGCCTGGGCCCGGCCGCACTTCGAGGCCAGGAAGGCGTGGGCGTTCACGGCGCAAAAGCGTAATGTGTATTTCTCGTCCGACCGCCGCTATGTGTGGTTCGACGAGCAGCTGGACACGCAGATGGGCACGTGCCAGGCCAGTGGCGTGCTGCGCAATACCGGCGGCGGCTTCCTGGTCGAGCACTACCAGCTGTCGCTGGCGGTGCCGAACGCGCTGGTCGGCGGCTTCAGCAAGGCGATCGCCGAGTTCGAAGGAAAAGGCGGCGGCAAAGGCGGCGTGGCAGGCAAGGACACGAACAACAACACGACCAAGGACAAGGAGCAGGCAAAGTAA